One region of Rhodophyticola sp. CCM32 genomic DNA includes:
- a CDS encoding ABC transporter ATP-binding protein — MVGESGSGKSVIGQAILGMLPHALPVTGGRVVFQGAALPPQRDPAYRALRSAGMAMIFQDAGASLNPVKRVGRQLEEILQVHGVAASERRARVLDMLAAVRLPEPARIFAAYPHQLSGGQAQRVVIAGALLLNPALLIADEPTTALDVTTQAEILELIATLKAERGASTLFITHDFGVVAEIADRVAVMKDGEIVEAGPATDVLEHPQHPYTQRLIAASRPVEGAHSDPSGPSLLEAEGLYLTYRSGPLFNRRVTRAVRDVSLSLAPGRTLAVVGESGSGKSSLARCLLRLEEVEQGEIRFRGQDITHIRGADLRALRRSVQVVLQDPYSALNPRQTIRSAIAEGPIIHGTPVGEAHRQAEDLLELTGLTAQSADRYPHEFSGGQRQRICIARALALKPALLIADEAVSALDVSIQAQILDLFRDMQTRFGFAMVFITHDLRVARAISDEILVMQQGRVVERGAIGQVFDHPAHPYTRTLLEAAPGLDLAVAGSAA, encoded by the coding sequence CTGGTCGGCGAAAGCGGGTCCGGCAAATCGGTGATCGGGCAGGCCATTCTGGGCATGCTGCCCCATGCTTTGCCGGTGACCGGGGGGCGGGTGGTGTTTCAGGGCGCAGCCTTGCCGCCACAGCGCGACCCGGCTTATCGGGCCCTGCGCAGCGCCGGGATGGCGATGATTTTTCAGGATGCTGGCGCCAGCCTGAACCCGGTGAAACGGGTCGGGCGGCAGCTGGAAGAGATTTTGCAGGTCCATGGGGTTGCCGCATCAGAGCGCCGGGCCCGGGTGCTGGACATGCTGGCAGCGGTGCGTTTGCCCGAGCCTGCCCGGATTTTCGCGGCCTATCCCCATCAGCTTTCCGGCGGGCAGGCACAACGGGTGGTGATTGCCGGGGCGCTGTTGCTGAACCCGGCGCTACTGATCGCCGATGAGCCGACAACCGCGCTGGATGTCACCACACAGGCCGAGATACTTGAGTTGATCGCGACCCTGAAGGCAGAACGGGGCGCGTCGACCCTGTTCATCACCCATGATTTCGGCGTTGTGGCCGAGATCGCCGACCGGGTTGCGGTGATGAAAGATGGCGAGATCGTCGAGGCAGGCCCTGCCACAGATGTGCTTGAGCATCCGCAACACCCCTATACGCAACGGCTGATCGCGGCATCGCGCCCGGTTGAGGGGGCGCATTCCGACCCGTCAGGGCCGTCGCTTCTGGAGGCGGAGGGGCTATATCTGACCTACCGTTCCGGCCCGCTGTTCAACCGGCGGGTGACCCGGGCGGTGCGCGATGTGTCCCTGTCGCTGGCCCCGGGACGGACCCTTGCCGTGGTGGGGGAAAGCGGCTCTGGCAAGTCGTCGCTGGCGCGCTGCCTGTTGCGGCTGGAAGAGGTGGAACAGGGGGAAATTCGTTTCCGGGGGCAGGATATCACCCATATCCGGGGTGCCGATCTGCGCGCCCTGCGCCGATCCGTGCAGGTTGTGTTGCAGGACCCTTACAGCGCGCTGAACCCGCGTCAGACGATCCGGTCCGCGATTGCGGAAGGCCCGATCATCCATGGCACCCCGGTGGGTGAGGCGCATCGGCAGGCGGAAGACCTGCTGGAGCTGACCGGGCTGACCGCGCAATCCGCCGACCGCTACCCCCATGAGTTTTCAGGCGGGCAGCGCCAGCGTATCTGTATTGCCCGCGCACTGGCGCTGAAACCTGCGCTTCTGATCGCGGATGAGGCTGTGTCAGCCCTCGATGTCTCGATCCAGGCGCAGATTCTGGACCTGTTTCGCGATATGCAGACAAGGTTCGGCTTTGCCATGGTCTTCATCACCCATGACCTGCGGGTGGCCCGCGCGATCAGTGACGAGATATTGGTGATGCAACAGGGCCGGGTTGTCGAACGCGGGGCCATCGGGCAGGTTTTCGATCATCCGGCACATCCTTATACAAGAACTCTGCTGGAGGCCGCGCCGGGGCTTGATCTGGCCGTGGCGGGCAGCGCGGCATGA
- a CDS encoding ABC transporter permease yields MTGYILSRVIRAALTLLITVSLVFIFIRFSGDPAAALAPPDAPQEVIDQYARAMGLDQPLWQQYTSYIAGLFRGEFGYSIHTGRPVEALFFDRLPYTLHLGLTALSIALILGISLGAVAAINRGRMLDRFVMGFSVFAFAMPNFLFGLCLILIGALVFQVFLAGAGAYVLFPALTLGLAAMGSFARFARSSLLETINAPFMRAAEARGVPFMRRLILHAAPNAAIPLVTLVGLSLGSLIAGSVVTEQVFAWPGWGSFLSARLRRGTLPPCSFWFWPWPSRW; encoded by the coding sequence ATGACCGGCTATATCCTCTCCCGCGTGATCCGCGCTGCTTTGACCCTTCTGATCACGGTTTCCCTTGTGTTCATCTTCATCCGGTTTTCCGGCGATCCGGCGGCGGCCCTGGCCCCGCCTGACGCCCCGCAGGAGGTGATCGACCAATATGCCCGCGCCATGGGGCTCGATCAACCGCTCTGGCAGCAATATACCAGCTATATTGCCGGGCTGTTCCGGGGGGAGTTCGGATATTCCATTCATACCGGCCGCCCGGTGGAGGCGCTGTTTTTCGACCGTCTGCCCTATACCCTGCATCTGGGCCTGACCGCCTTGTCGATTGCGCTGATACTGGGCATCTCGCTGGGCGCGGTTGCGGCGATCAACCGGGGCCGGATGCTGGACCGTTTCGTGATGGGGTTTTCTGTTTTCGCCTTCGCGATGCCGAATTTCCTGTTTGGCCTGTGTCTGATCCTGATCGGTGCATTGGTGTTTCAGGTGTTTCTGGCCGGTGCGGGTGCCTATGTTCTGTTCCCCGCCCTGACGCTTGGTCTGGCGGCGATGGGCAGTTTTGCCCGTTTTGCCCGGTCTTCCTTGCTGGAAACGATCAATGCCCCGTTCATGCGCGCCGCCGAGGCCCGGGGCGTGCCCTTCATGCGCCGCCTGATCCTGCATGCGGCGCCGAATGCGGCGATCCCGCTGGTGACGCTGGTGGGTCTGTCGCTTGGGTCGCTGATTGCCGGCTCGGTGGTGACTGAACAGGTGTTCGCCTGGCCGGGGTGGGGCAGCTTCTTGTCCGCTCGGTTGCGACGCGGGACATTGCCACCGTGCAGTTTCTGGTTCTGGCCGTGGCCTTCACGATGGTGA